From a region of the Haematobia irritans isolate KBUSLIRL chromosome 4, ASM5000362v1, whole genome shotgun sequence genome:
- the LOC142235805 gene encoding uncharacterized protein LOC142235805 yields the protein MLTFEDLVAQCEEIVSFEENLSGTDSSRYNLSAIEADEEEVRLLWAAWKQAHKNCISDTECYKKNREVIKTKRKLAHESYIKCVSTLGEWKEKIKANPISAKSSSSSITVPPCDTEFFHGDYVSWPSFRDLFTAIYINNKKLSAVEKLYHLFQKTSGEAREINRHIPLTAEGFSIAWDNLKNQYENKRILINSQLRNLFNLTPCGQESANGLKRLQRDVTNCISVLELYKIDVKSWDPIFVYQCSTKMPKLTLSLWEQSLVNKTEMPRWEDLNKFLTERFQALESVSDITGSIGSQLSQNSRPKFNQYDNSKKFKVHHTKVNESKCSLCKGTHSLKSCPKFLNMEFRNRLNVVRKENRCINCLAQGHRAVDCRSSACSKCNLKHHILMHKNKSPQNNVSNTNENRNLPQSSTTNNGVQDDEPSTSSNARAFHTSVSNRTMLATALINILKNGVAYKARALIDPCSDDTFISSRLQKTLKLPTNSVSADISGLGGEFLTKCSKIAFLKIGSRKNESFSLELEALVVPDITGNIPTHSIENSCIEKIPKMDLADPTFYESGPVDILLGGNIYPMILLNGVQKGILGSLIAQETVFGWILTGPTENSTQRRMIRVSHCTRVSLQDQLAKFWTIEEVPKKCKLSFEDKKCEEIFRSTTVRCPDGRYTVNLPFRSDLPFTLASDSSRYIALSQFLRNEASLIRKPEHKSEYDKVILEYLSLGHMEKVDRPLSSNGTYFYLPHHGIFKPDRTTTKLRIVFNASCASSNGKSLNDMLYVGPTLQKDIVSLVLNWRLYRFVFNADISKMYRQIWVNSNHASYQRILFRSSPNEEITDYQLKTVTFGINCAPYLALRTLLKLAEDEENNFPLGSKILRENMYVDDALVGVHTVDEGLKARDELIGILNSAGFELRKWTSNSKNILDGIPREHLLRDDFLEFHDKSSAKTLGIRWNASSDCFYFVMDKIEERNSYTKRQVLSIIAKIFDPLGWLSPIVVRAKILMQKLWLDDIGWDDPLKPLTLISWKNFVSDSKGIDDICIPRWVKYSPECSVQVHGFCDSSELAYAATLYLRIEIGNQIYTNLLVSKSRVAPLKKMSLPRLELCGALLLSELVDSILPQMKIPKTNLFAWSDSTIVLCWLRKLPHTWTTFVANRVAIIQEKVCNNWRHVPTADNPSDLATRGRTPLELKDCSLWWHGPIWLKEKENEWPSNISIPDTTVESKPIKAHVARSTIEEDILERLSCLSRAIHVISYMFRFFRRTHLSHKTKYKFESVRLSAKELRFTRLRLMSLSQRIYFSSEYDCLMRKQNLPSGSSLLSLTPFLDKDQLIRANGRLGSTTALSYHERHPVILAYQSYFAKLYVALVHKLTNHGGVQLTLATTRLECWIIKGRNLVKAHYRRCKECIIAQQKRQSQIMAALPQERTTFNRPFSTSGVDFAGPFEIKTFNGRGCRISKGYICLFVCFVTKAIHLEPVSDLSTSAFLAALARFVSRRGCPRHIYSDNGKNFVGADRELRRNFARTVSELKDEAVTRYGHQQLQWHFIPASSPHMGGLWEAGVKSCKNHLKKMSGQIRHTFEEFATILATIESCLNSRPLTPISDNIDDFGALSPGHFLIGGSLLSPAEPEESANNTSLLNRWRRLKLIQQEFCRRWKAEYLKELHKRTKWKNSQEDLKINDLVVLRHEALAPNDWRLGRVIKLHHGRDNRVRVVDLRTQNGIISRPIHKLVLLPRSQ from the coding sequence ATGTTGACCTTTGAAGACCTTGTGGCTCAGTGTGAGGAGATTGtgtctttcgaagaaaatcttTCTGGAACCGACTCCTCAAGATATAATTTATCTGCAATTGAAGCAGATGAAGAGGAAGTTCGTCTGTTGTGGGCAGCATGGAAACAGGcacataaaaattgcatttcagaCACTGAGTGTTATAAGAAGAATAGAGAAGTTATAAAAACGAAAAGGAAATTAGCTCATGAAAGCTATATAAAATGTGTTAGTACTTTGGGAGAATGGAAGGAAAAAATTAAAGCTAATCCGATTTCTGCTAAGTCTTCGTCTTCCTCAATAACTGTCCCTCCGTGCGATACGGAATTTTTTCACGGGGACTATGTATCATGGCCTAGTTTTCGTGATTTGTTCACGGCCATAtacatcaataataaaaaacttaGTGCTGTTGAGAAATTATACCATCTTTTTCAAAAGACAAGTGGAGAAGCAAGGGAAATTAATCGTCATATCCCGCTAACAGCTGAGGGCTTTTCAATTGCGTGGGATAATCTAAAGAatcaatatgaaaataaaaggaTTCTAATTAATTCTCAATTGAGAAATCTTTTTAATTTGACTCCCTGTGGACAAGAATCTGCAAATGGCCTTAAGAGACTTCAACGTGATGTCACAAATTGTATTTCGGTTTTggaattatataaaattgatgTGAAATCTTGGGATCCAATATTTGTTTATCAATGTTCCACTAAAATGCCTAAACTAACGCTTTCTCTGTGGGAACAATCTTTAGTAAATAAAACAGAAATGCCTCGATGGGAggatttgaataaatttctgaCTGAAAGGTTTCAAGCGTTGGAAAGCGTTTCGGATATAACTGGCTCTATTGGTTCACAACTTTCTCAGAATTCTCGTCCGAAATTCAACCAATATGATaactcgaaaaaatttaaagtccaTCATACAAAAGTGAATGAGAGTAAATGCAGTTTGTGTAAAGGGACTCATTCATTAAAATCTTGCCCAAAGTTTCTCAATATGGAATTTCGAAATAGATTAAATGTTGTCCGAAAAGAAAATAGATGCATTAATTGTTTGGCTCAGGGTCATAGAGCAGTGGACTGTAGGTCGTCTGCTTGTTCAAAGTGTAATTTGAAACACCATattttaatgcataaaaataaatcGCCTCAAAACAATGTTTCGAATACGAATGAAAACAGAAATCTTCCTCAATCTTCAACAACAAATAATGGCGTACAAGACGACGAACCCTCGACTTCCTCAAATGCTCGTGCTTTTCATACTTCTGTCTCAAATAGAACAATGTTAGCCACTgctttgataaatattttgaaaaatggtgTTGCGTATAAAGCTAGGGCTTTAATTGATCCATGTTCGGACGATACATTTATTTCCTCACGTCTTCAAAAgactttgaaattacctacaaatTCTGTCTCTGCTGATATATCTGGCTTAGGTGGAGAATTTTTAACCAAATGTTCTAAAATTGCTTTCTTGAAAATTGGATCAAGAAAAAATGAATCTTTCTCATTGGAATTAGAAGCGTTAGTTGTGCCTGATATAACAGGCAATATTCCCACACATTCTATTGAGAATAGTTGTATAGAGAAAATCCCAAAGATGGATTTGGCAGATCCTACATTTTATGAAAGTGGCCCCGTAGATATCTTACTCGGAGGAAATATTTATCCAATGATCTTGCTCAATGGAGTACAAAAAGGCATTCTTGGTTCTCTGATAGCCCAAGAAACAGTTTTTGGCTGGATATTGACCGGCCCAACTGAGAATTCAACACAAAGAAGAATGATTCGTGTTTCTCACTGTACTAGAGTATCATTACAAGATCAACTtgccaaattttggacaatagaAGAAGTTCCCAAAAAATGTAAACTTTCATTTGAGGATAAAAAATGTGAAGAAATTTTTCGATCGACTACTGTTAGATGTCCTGATGGGAGATATACTGTAAACTTGCCCTTTCGGTCGGATTTACCATTTACACTTGCTTCTGACTCAAGTCGATATATTGCGTTGtcccaatttttaagaaatgagGCTTCTTTGATTCGTAAGCCTGAACATAAATCGGAATATGACAAAGTCATTTTAGAATATTTGTCTCTAGGACATATGGAAAAAGTTGATCGGCCATTATCGAGCAAtggaacttatttttatttgcctCATCACGGGATATTCAAACCTGATAGAACTACAACAAAGTTGAGAATTGTTTTTAATGCCTCATGTGCGTCATCTAATGGCAAAAGTTTAAACGACATGTTATATGTTGGCCCTACACTGCAAAAAGATATTGTCTCACTAGTTTTGAATTGGCGTCTTTACCGATTTGTTTTTAATGCCGACATTAGCAAAATGTATAGACAAATTTGGGTCAATTCAAATCATGCCTCATATCAGCGTATTTTATTTAGATCTTCCCCAAACGAGGAAATTACCGATTATCAATTGAAAACGGTAACATTTGGCATAAATTGCGCTCCTTATTTGGCTCTTAGGACGCTTTTGAAATTGGCGGAAgatgaagaaaataattttccacTTGGCTCAAAAATACTGCGTGAGAATATGTACGTTGATGACGCGTTGGTTGGTGTTCATACCGTTGATGAAGGTCTGAAAGCGAGAGATGAATTAATTGGAATTTTGAATTCAGCCGGTTTTGAATTACGTAAATGGACATCCAACTCTAAAAATATATTAGATGGAATACCTCGTGAGCATTTATTGAGAGATGACTTTTTAGAGTTTCATGATAAGAGTTCTGCGAAAACACTTGGTATTAGGTGGAACGCTTCCTCAGATTGTTTCTATTTTGTGATGGATAAAATAGAAGAAAGAAATTCTTACACAAAAAGACAAGTTTTGTCgattattgccaaaatttttgaccCTTTGGGATGGCTGTCTCCAATTGTTGTAAGggcaaaaattttaatgcaaaaacTTTGGCTCGATGATATAGGCTGGGACGATCCCTTAAAGCCACTTACTCTTAttagttggaaaaattttgtctctgaTTCAAAAGGAATTGATGATATTTGTATACCCCGTTGGGTAAAATATTCTCCTGAGTGCAGTGTACAAGTGCATGGATTTTGTGACTCGTCGGAGTTAGCATATGCTGCAACTTTATATTTGAGAATAGAAATTGGTAATCAAATTTACACAAACTTGCTGGTTTCCAAATCCAGGGTTGCTCCCCTGAAAAAGATGTCTTTGCCTCGACTAGAGCTATGTGGAGCTCTACTGTTGTCTGAATTGGTTGATTCTATTCTGCCTCaaatgaaaattccaaaaaCTAATTTATTTGCATGGTCTGACTCAACAATTGTTCTGTGTTGGTTAAGAAAACTTCCTCATACATGGACAACGTTCGTAGCAAACAGGGTTGCTATTATTCAAGAAAAAGTTTGTAATAACTGGCGACATGTGCCAACGGCAGATAATCCGTCGGATCTAGCAACCCGGGGGCGAACTCCTTTAGAATTAAAGGATTGTAGTTTATGGTGGCATGGACCAATTTGGCTCAAAGAGAAAGAAAATGAATGGCCTTCGAATATTTCGATCCCGGACACAACAGTTGAATCTAAACCTATAAAGGCTCATGTTGCTAGATCGACTATAGAAGAAGATATATTGGAAAGATTGTCTTGCCTCTCGAGGGCTATCCATGTAATATCATATATGTTTCGCTTCTTCCGACGTACACACCTTTCTCATAAaacgaaatacaagtttgaaagCGTTCGACTCTCTGCAAAGGAACTTAGATTCACTCGTCTTCGTTTGATGTCACTGTCTCAGAGAATTTATTTCTCTTCAGAATACGATTGTCTCATGAGGAAACAAAATTTGCCGTCTGGTAGTTCTCTTCTTTCTCTTACTCCTTTTCTGGATAAGGACCAGCTCATTCGAGCAAATGGACGCTTGGGTTCCACAACCGCCTTATCTTACCACGAGAGGCACCCGGTCATATTGGCTTATCAAAGCTACTTCGCAAAGCTTTATGTTGCATTGGTACATAAGCTAACGAACCATGGTGGTGTTCAATTGACACTTGCTACTACGAGGCTTGAATGTTGGATTATAAAGGGCAGGAATCTCGTGAAAGCACATTATCGACGCTGCAAAGAATGTATTATTGCTCAACAGAAACGGCAAAGTCAAATTATGGCAGCACTTCCTCAAGAAAGAACaacatttaatcgacctttctctaCTTCTGGGGTAGATTTTGCTGGCCCGTTTGAAATTAAAACTTTCAATGGACGCGGTTGTCGTATTTCAAAGGggtatatttgtttatttgtttgcttCGTGACTAAGGCTATACACTTGGAGCCAGTCAGCGATCTTTCCACTTCAGCTTTCTTGGCGGCTTTGGCTCGTTTTGTGTCTCGAAGAGGTTGTCCTCGTCATATTTACTCGGATAACGGGAAAAACTTTGTTGGAGCGGATAGAGAACTCCGAAGAAACTTTGCTCGGACTGTCTCTGAATTGAAGGATGAAGCTGTCACCCGATATGGTCATCAACAGCTCCAATGGCATTTTATTCCTGCCTCATCGCCACACATGGGTGGGCTTTGGGAGGCGGGAgtaaaaagttgcaaaaatcaTTTAAAGAAGATGTCTGGGCAAATTCGACATACTTTTGAAGAATTTGCTACAATTTTGGCCACCATAGAATCTTGCCTCAATTCCAGGCCATTAACTCCGATATCAGACAATATTGATGACTTCGGTGCCCTTTCTCCCGGTCACTTCCTCATAGGGGGATCTCTTCTTTCTCCAGCAGAGCCAGAGGAATCCGCAAATAACACGTCGTTGCTAAATCGTTGGCGACGTTTGAAGTTGATTCAGCAGGAATTCTGCCGAAGGTGGAAGGCCGAATATTTGAAGGAGCTTCATAAGCGCACGAAATGGAAGAATTCTCAAGAAGATCTAAAAATTAATGATCTAGTTGTACTTCGTCATGAAGCTCTCGCTCCCAATGATTGGCGTTTGGGGCGAGTTATAAAACTTCATCATGGTCGTGATAACCGTGTTCGTGTTGTGGATTTACGAACACAGAATGGAATTATTTCTCGACCTATTCATAAGCTTGTGTTACTTCCTCGCTCTCAATAA